From Deltaproteobacteria bacterium, a single genomic window includes:
- a CDS encoding PAS domain-containing protein → MNRNFEMNTENSATAEVFGLLNSLPGVIFYTDRELRFLFINSSFEKTFGVTQAQCVGKTVFDFFDNPEANVINTCLSLANKGTCKDFEIMFSNKKGGIVTIRGQCLPDKDRDGITRGVIAIGQDVSMEKAAIEENRRNEQKVIEDRARLRALFTQCADSIMTLAPPSWKFTSCNPAALKLFEVSEESVFINLGPWSLSPEKQPDGRLSSEKASEMILQAMKQGSHLFEWDHKTTSGKIINCNVLLSRLDVGQESYVQATVRDITQEKLRAGFFHTVLQNIHSMIFVKNFKNNLSFSLLNKAGENLLGVKADQLIGKNDYDFFPKEQADFFTSKDRQVFENRSVLKIEKEEIETPQGKRILQTFKVPTFDPNGDPHFLIGISNDITEEYNMKLNLELERAKSFKNAKLASLGEMSAGIAHEVNNPLAIIEGSASQLTKFLDNPEKLKSKIESIRKACNRISRIVNGLRKFSRSGDKSDFSPISLCAIAKETLILTDNKSKRHNTPVTLSFNSEAFIYCNEIEIEQVLLNLINNSIDAVKTASERWVRIKIDETQDCVILQVSDSGSGIPSEVRDRLFEPFFTTKKVGEGTGLGLSISKGILDEHKATIRILTDCPNTCFEIKFVKYERLTNAV, encoded by the coding sequence ATGAATAGAAATTTTGAAATGAATACTGAAAATTCTGCAACTGCCGAAGTCTTTGGCTTGCTGAACTCACTTCCGGGAGTTATTTTCTACACGGATCGGGAACTAAGATTTCTTTTTATAAATTCGTCCTTTGAAAAAACTTTTGGAGTTACACAAGCGCAGTGTGTAGGTAAAACTGTATTTGATTTTTTTGACAACCCCGAAGCGAATGTGATCAATACTTGCTTAAGCTTAGCAAACAAGGGGACTTGTAAAGATTTTGAGATTATGTTTTCAAATAAAAAAGGTGGTATTGTAACAATTCGAGGACAATGCCTACCCGATAAAGATAGAGATGGAATAACTAGAGGAGTCATTGCAATTGGGCAGGATGTTTCCATGGAGAAAGCTGCTATTGAAGAAAACAGAAGAAATGAGCAAAAAGTCATCGAGGACCGAGCTCGACTTCGGGCCCTTTTCACTCAATGTGCTGATTCGATCATGACCCTAGCTCCTCCGTCTTGGAAATTTACAAGCTGCAATCCCGCGGCACTGAAGCTTTTCGAGGTTTCTGAAGAAAGTGTTTTCATTAATCTAGGGCCCTGGAGTTTGTCTCCTGAAAAACAGCCCGACGGGAGATTATCATCAGAAAAAGCCTCTGAAATGATCTTGCAGGCTATGAAACAGGGGAGTCACCTGTTTGAGTGGGACCATAAAACCACTTCTGGAAAAATTATCAATTGCAATGTCCTTTTGAGTCGCCTGGATGTTGGTCAAGAAAGTTATGTTCAGGCCACTGTCAGAGATATAACACAAGAAAAGCTACGAGCTGGTTTTTTTCATACTGTTCTTCAAAATATTCACTCAATGATTTTCGTCAAAAATTTTAAGAACAATTTATCATTTTCCTTGTTAAACAAAGCTGGCGAAAATTTGCTGGGTGTCAAAGCAGATCAATTAATTGGAAAGAATGACTACGACTTCTTTCCAAAAGAACAAGCCGATTTTTTTACCTCAAAAGATCGTCAGGTTTTTGAAAATCGGTCCGTTCTAAAGATTGAAAAGGAAGAGATTGAAACCCCTCAGGGAAAAAGAATACTGCAAACTTTTAAGGTTCCTACATTTGATCCCAATGGCGATCCTCACTTTCTGATTGGCATTTCAAATGACATTACCGAAGAATATAACATGAAGCTTAATCTAGAACTTGAAAGAGCCAAAAGCTTTAAGAATGCGAAACTTGCCTCTCTCGGCGAAATGAGTGCTGGAATTGCTCATGAAGTAAATAATCCACTAGCAATCATTGAAGGTTCAGCGAGTCAGCTTACTAAGTTTTTAGATAACCCCGAGAAATTAAAATCAAAAATTGAATCCATAAGAAAAGCATGCAATCGAATCTCAAGAATAGTTAACGGACTTAGAAAATTTTCTAGATCGGGAGACAAATCCGATTTTTCACCAATTTCGCTCTGTGCAATCGCAAAAGAAACATTAATCTTAACAGATAATAAATCCAAACGGCATAATACTCCAGTTACATTGAGTTTTAACTCAGAAGCTTTCATTTATTGCAATGAAATTGAAATTGAACAAGTTCTTTTAAATCTAATTAATAATTCCATTGATGCAGTAAAAACTGCAAGCGAAAGATGGGTTCGCATTAAAATAGATGAAACTCAAGACTGTGTTATTCTGCAAGTCTCTGATTCTGGATCTGGAATACCAAGCGAAGTTCGCGACAGATTGTTTGAACCCTTTTTTACGACTAAAAAAGTTGGAGAGGGTACTGGCCTGGGTCTTTCGATTTCTAAAGGTATCCTTGACGAACATAAGGCAACTATCAGAATTTTGACCGATTGTCCGAACACTTGTTTTGAAATTAAATTTGTTAAATATGAAAGATTAACCAATGCTGTTTAA
- a CDS encoding GNAT family N-acetyltransferase: protein MKNENDNIIASKFWKCISEQKWDAAKQLLSNDFEAYWPQSKEKIIGAENFRVAQAMGGNLLTIKKINLPEDRSKICDKILRSLPKWFGIESSIVDYVKDVVTMETWASYSNEELTGFISINKHNTATAEIHVIGVAESFHKQGIGKLLIYEAEKYLAEQNFIYLTVKTLSELRTDENYEKTRRFFVATGFFPVEVFKTLWGEHNPCLLMIKNIDQTKIPQKPSYIFPEYDFDQNLREQPKDTLVWEEFIAGLIEKLKHESDQLEKRRLLEYLGIACRITSRLSESERYLLSALALSSGSGNSSKVIQNLIRLAHTYQWQSEFSKAKVLFDQARSIINENDISSTLAAAYHQHFGKYYFDQGFFGLACCEFELAFKTRKEISAPQDQVKSSQLALDESKNRWNIQFDRNISIRRAGILDSEAIHNAHMTSINEICVNDHSADEIRVWGGRTFDPAFRVPAIQNQFYLVTEYENKIEGFCQLRLEIKDNIKTAHLFGFYITPKILKRKVGHALMELVFEFCRSEDVKMITLKSTITSFDFYKKYGFIKTGELTGPIRDGVMIRGYPMEMKL from the coding sequence ATGAAAAATGAAAACGACAATATAATTGCTTCAAAATTTTGGAAGTGTATTTCTGAACAAAAGTGGGATGCTGCCAAGCAATTATTATCTAACGATTTTGAAGCATATTGGCCCCAATCAAAAGAAAAAATTATAGGCGCTGAGAATTTCAGAGTGGCGCAAGCAATGGGTGGAAATTTGTTGACGATTAAAAAAATTAATTTACCTGAAGATCGAAGTAAAATTTGCGATAAAATTCTTCGATCACTGCCGAAGTGGTTTGGTATTGAGTCCTCTATTGTTGATTATGTAAAAGATGTAGTAACCATGGAAACATGGGCCAGTTATTCAAATGAAGAACTGACTGGTTTTATTTCAATTAACAAACACAACACGGCTACAGCAGAAATTCATGTCATTGGGGTTGCTGAATCTTTTCATAAACAAGGTATTGGTAAACTATTAATTTATGAAGCTGAGAAATATCTGGCCGAACAGAATTTTATATACCTTACAGTTAAAACGCTATCTGAACTTCGTACTGATGAAAATTATGAAAAGACGAGACGCTTTTTCGTGGCGACGGGATTCTTTCCTGTTGAAGTATTTAAAACTTTATGGGGCGAGCATAATCCCTGTTTGTTGATGATTAAAAATATTGATCAGACTAAAATTCCGCAAAAACCATCTTACATATTTCCAGAATATGATTTTGACCAAAATTTAAGAGAGCAACCTAAAGATACGTTAGTATGGGAAGAGTTTATCGCTGGGCTGATTGAAAAGTTAAAGCACGAGTCGGATCAATTGGAAAAAAGAAGATTGCTTGAGTATTTAGGTATCGCTTGTCGAATTACCAGTCGACTGAGTGAATCGGAACGGTATCTGTTGAGCGCCTTAGCTTTGTCTTCAGGCTCTGGTAACTCGTCGAAAGTTATTCAAAATTTAATTAGGCTTGCACATACTTATCAGTGGCAAAGTGAATTTTCAAAAGCAAAGGTTCTATTTGATCAAGCTAGAAGTATTATAAATGAAAATGATATTTCATCGACTCTTGCAGCAGCCTATCATCAGCATTTTGGTAAATACTATTTTGATCAAGGCTTTTTTGGATTAGCCTGTTGTGAGTTTGAGCTTGCTTTTAAAACACGTAAAGAAATCTCAGCTCCACAAGATCAAGTTAAATCAAGTCAATTAGCTTTAGATGAATCTAAAAACAGATGGAATATTCAATTTGATAGAAATATCTCCATTCGGAGAGCAGGAATTTTAGATTCCGAGGCCATTCATAATGCGCATATGACTTCGATAAACGAAATATGCGTAAATGACCACTCTGCTGATGAGATTCGTGTTTGGGGTGGCAGAACGTTTGATCCGGCATTTCGAGTCCCAGCGATTCAAAATCAGTTTTATTTAGTTACTGAGTATGAGAATAAAATTGAAGGTTTTTGCCAGCTGAGGTTAGAAATAAAAGATAATATTAAAACCGCACATCTGTTTGGTTTTTACATTACGCCAAAGATTCTGAAAAGAAAAGTGGGTCATGCACTGATGGAACTGGTTTTTGAATTTTGTCGATCTGAAGACGTAAAGATGATCACACTCAAATCAACAATTACTTCTTTTGATTTCTATAAAAAATATGGCTTTATTAAAACTGGTGAATTAACAGGGCCTATTCGTGATGGCGTGATGATTCGCGGTTATCCCATGGAAATGAAGCTGTAA
- a CDS encoding VOC family protein, with product MICHFILYVSDQARSTDFYTHALQQQPVLNVPGMTEFKLADNCIFGLMPSNGIKKLLGDSIIHPEEAAGIPRAELYLRVSDPENAFNFAIEAGGKILSLVQERNWGAKAGYFADPDGHVIAFSN from the coding sequence ATGATTTGTCATTTTATTTTATACGTTTCGGATCAAGCTAGAAGTACTGATTTCTATACCCATGCTTTACAGCAACAGCCAGTTTTAAATGTTCCTGGGATGACTGAATTTAAATTGGCTGACAACTGTATTTTTGGATTGATGCCATCAAATGGAATTAAAAAGTTACTTGGCGATTCTATAATTCATCCAGAAGAAGCTGCTGGAATTCCCAGAGCAGAATTATACTTAAGGGTTTCTGATCCAGAAAATGCTTTTAATTTTGCTATTGAGGCAGGAGGAAAAATACTTTCTCTTGTTCAAGAAAGAAACTGGGGTGCAAAAGCTGGATACTTTGCTGATCCCGATGGGCATGTTATTGCTTTTTCAAATTAA